In the genome of Drosophila yakuba strain Tai18E2 chromosome 3R, Prin_Dyak_Tai18E2_2.1, whole genome shotgun sequence, one region contains:
- the LOC6535318 gene encoding uncharacterized protein LOC6535318 isoform X2 → MEATDQEVVLEGREELMSTSATSSTNGGDANGFGKKLSVTSPDPTPYVTKQRVTRPTPPAPSKNPMQFVQIKPCNLYQTAQEQLKKAEEVKKLKEVKKEEPEEWQNNLDNWKSSRRKRVEHIIDRAVETKKLELEEHDRLRRKSKTFTEMLEERAGRGGSRGRAKLASLAVYNENETNDLSDLGIGTSSASGKSSLSEDYDNNSVMSDHAAELDIAIGASSSGVAGETVQNVDEQLNHINRNGSNGNHRNRVAVGQPGSSKSAGREYISSSGYDTSASTARASSPDLCEYTYEGAIQDYKQRVHLANSNDNENANGKRIGEPVAYPTRRGSKIEDRLSGFEVTSPSDTQEGVEKQKVDVPKVDISKRKEIFEQAKAEVSNGGAPAASNLLRDGFTNGNAAPTASEVRRLSGDISSIRDRMQSLEQQRKAFSSSKSVDVPVPPLKLRLNSLQKSVVKEEQKKPPLVALIDARQLEIMRGEEERMRQQQQLKNKHTPQSQTTFCASSSAPPALIIEEPPVADTNNDSGIQEDTTDELHQQQQLNAAIVALALEERQLEEAANAVNQIEAEFDELTDLYPSPLPPSPALPSVQQRIQQPTAAQVPAQAVNLAAAPPLRDMEFSINEALELALQAIDREARTKPMDKAQHPQKQEEKEELRDQPEEQVANGEERHDEESIKQGELHNEDGEMPNKTDKQMQGGREPIYENVSSTISMHEVDNEQIATMTINTQIQATLRSHRRSIPNNQIIKNNENNQSPNQTNNSRNQKESSTAATSAATPVPPTTPGEQPEPYYQVPKTTEPYYDAPKHLRPVPVYENVEILYSALEISQGSVGAPVGLMEPPKEKPPPPPTESPIPLDEGHIDDLDGLASSLGHNTDTWSSDNTYETISNGTRRHLEGQPAQPSPPIKRINSTKRIKKELRNKRSSFLGIETDGDIDDMETYLELTVAPPPDMAQLLQEERRLEKQLYIKAGLCDSSDTGESRDSGVSENHSRQSSEHYTNSSEENDTQSEATPPPLPPPPSTAQVGEVIYQNESILAAQTPLLQTVRGNSAESWTESATAAAAATQSLSEATATANAKMQSIEDKIREQGEMLRVERELLHFSEELKRQRENLVLRENIARRELHHGAKMLMSNNRRSLQDLHHGLGIGNGMLSAFQPSQHHQVSMPPPHSQQIYANVPQQQQQLGLHAYQQMDTDYRKSMSDLNEFSNCLMLPPTPPTKPLRAMQLNATGHGLEPDYAVSTRQRQKPAPYGGSLVKIAETPMSPRLPGQGYSIQAPVATAYHHQSAQNLSNMSRNTLLALSATPKPKYADGWVQVQQRRSYDSQQTSDVAWLSSHQQKRKSMPDYGGALYNNNHWLLQEAEQRRIEQLNGRPIPAGKSMGKPLPDSIIQTLTERVQSKGIGDRKRFDSNGHYSQVNGNNVYQQQQELKNVKNVTNGSSINGNSSQGQEKVLSVSGKKKCSHCGDELGKLCYYVGCRGAAMIIESLLLFYHINCFKCCVCHVQLGDGLNGTDVRVRNHKLHCQNCYSSDDGIKFSCV, encoded by the exons ATGGAGGCTACTGATCAGGAGGTCGTGCTGGAGGGCAGGGAAGAACTCATGTCTACATCGGCCACATCGTCCACAAATGGTGGGGACGCAAATGGTTTCGGAAAAAAATTG TCCGTAACCTCGCCGGATCCCACACCGTACGTCACCAAGCAGAGAGTGACGCGGCCTACGCCTCCCGCTCCTTCGAAGAATCCGATGCAGTTCGTCCAGATTAAGCCCTGCAATCTTTATCAGACCGcgcaggagcagctgaagaAGGCAGAGGAGGTCAAGAAGCTTAAGGAGGTGAAGAAGGAGGAGCCAGAGGAGTGGCAGAAC AACCTTGACAATTGGAAATCGTCAAGACGAAAACGTGTCGAACACATCATCGATCGAGCGGTGGAAACAAAGAAACTCGAACTGGAGGAGCATGATCGCTTGCGCCGAAAATCGAAAACATTCACCGAAATGTTGGAGGAGAG GGCTGGAAGAGGCGGATCTCGAGGACGTGCAAAGCTGGCTTCTCTGGCCGTATACAACGAGAATGAAACAAACGACCTGAGTGATCTGGGGATCGGGACCAGCAGTGCTAGCGGAAAGAGCAGCCTGTCCGAGGACTATGATAATAACAGTGTTATG AGCGACCATGCGGCGGAGCTGGATATTGCGATTGGAGCATCTAGCTCTGGAGTTGCTGGAGAAACTGTCCAAAACGTGGACGAGCAGCTGAATCACATAAACCGCAACGGCAGCAATGGGAACCACAGGAACAGAGTGGCTGTTGGCCAGCCGGGTTCCTCCAAATCAGCGGGGCGGGAATACATCTCCTCGTCAGGATACGACACGTCCGCCAGTACTGCGCGAGCTAGTTCTCCGGATCTCTGTGAATACACCTACGAGGGAGCCATCCAGGACTACAAGCAAAGAGTTCATCTGGCCAACAGCAATGACAATGAAAATGCCAACGGCAAGAGGATTGGAGAACCCGTTGCTTATCCCACAAGGCGAGGCTCTAAAATTGAGGATCGATTAAGTGGTTTTGAGGTGACATCGCCAAGTGACACGCAGGAGGGTGTAGAGAAGCAAAAGGTGGACGTGCCCAAGGTGGACATATCCAAACGCAAGGAGATCTTCGAGCAGGCCAAGGCGGAAGTCTCTAACGGAGGTGCTCCTGCTGCCTCAAATCTTCTTCGAGATGGTTTTACCAATGGAAATGCAGCTCCCACTGCATCGGAGGTGAGGCGTCTTTCTGGTGACATCTCCAGTATTCGAGATCGCATGCAGAGTTTGGAACAGCAGCGAAAGGCGTTCAGTTCCAGCAAGAGTGTGGATGTGCCGGTGCCGCCTCTTAAGCTGCGTTTGAATAGCCTACAGAAGTCCGTTGTCAAAGAGGAGCAGAAGAAGCCACCGTTGGTTGCCCTAATCGATGCCAGACAACTGGAGATCATGAGGGGAGAAGAGGAGCGTatgcgccagcagcagcaactgaaaAATAAGCATACTCCACAAAGCCAAACCACTTTTTGTGCATCTTCGTCAGCTCCTCCTGCCCTAATTATAGAGGAACCGCCGGTGGCAGACACCAATAATGATAGCGGCATTCAGGAGGACACAACTGATGAActgcaccagcaacagcaactcaACGCAGCCATCGTCGCCTTGGCCCTCGAGGAGCGCCAGTTAGAGGAGGCAGCCAATGCGGTCAACCAAATTGAAGCGGAGTTCGATGAGCTAACTGATCTGTATCCCTCGCCATTGCCACCATCTCCAGCTCTTCCGTCGGTCCAACAAAGAATCCAACAACCGACAGCCGCTCAGGTTCCAGCACAGGCGGTCAATCTAGCGGCTGCTCCTCCATTGCGGGATATGGAATTTAGT ATCAACGAAGCTCTTGAATTGGCACTGCAAGCTATTGATCGCGAAGCGAGAACCAAGCCAATGGACAAGGCACAACATCCACAGAAGCAGGAAGAGAAGGAGGAGTTGAGAGATCAgccggaggagcaggtggCAAATGGCGAAGAGCGGCACGATGAGGAGTCCATTAAACAAGGGGAATTACATAACGAGGATGGGGAAATGCCAAATAAAACGGATAAGCAGATGCAGGGGGGACGAGAGCCCATCTATGAGAATGTCAGCTCGACTATATCTATGCATGAAGTAGATAATGAACAGATAGCAACGATGACGATAAACACACAGATCCAAGCGACGCTAAGAAGTCATAGAAGAAGCATTCCAAACAACCAAATCATcaaaaataacgaaaataatcAAAGCCCTAATCaaaccaacaacagcaggaaTCAAAAAGAGagcagcacagcagcaacatcggcaGCGACCCCTGTGCCACCAACAACTCCTGGGGAACAACCAGAGCCGTACTACCAAGTGCCGAAGACCACGGAGCCCTATTACGATGCCCCTAAGCATTTAAGGCCGGTGCCTGTCTACGAAAATGTCGAGATCTTGTACTCTGCCCTGGAGATTAGTCAGGGATCAGTGGGAGCGCCAGTAGGGCTGATGGAGCCACCCAAGGAgaagccaccgccaccgcccacCGAGAGTCCGATTCCGTTGGACGAGGGCCATATAGACGACCTGGATGGACTGGCCAGCAGTCTTGGCCACAACACAGACACCTGGTCATCGGACAACACCTACGAGACCATATCGAACGGCACTCGCCGGCACCTTGAGGGACAACCTGCCCAGCCCTCTCCGCCTATCAAGCGGATAAACTCGACCAAACGGATCAAGAAGGAGTTGCGCAACAAGCGCTCCAGCTTTCTGGGCATCGAAACCGACGGCGATATCGACGACATGGAAACCTATCTCGAGCTCACGGTGGCCCCGCCGCCGGATATGGCGCAGCTCTTGCAGGAGGAGCGGCGACTGGAGAAGCAGCTGTACATCAAGGCGGGACTCTGCGACAGTTCTGATACAG GCGAAAGTCGCGATTCTGGAGTTTCTGAAAACCATTCGCGTCAGAGCAGTGAACACTACACAAACTCCTCTGAGGAGAACGATACACAGTCAgaggccacgcccccgccctTGCCTCCACCACCGTCGACCGCCCAAGTGGGTGAAGTTATATACCAAAATGAGAGCATCCTTGCTGCCCAGACGCCGCTTCTCCAGACGGTCAGGGGAAACTCGGCCGAGTCCTGGACAGAATCAGCGACGGCCGCAGCTGCGGCCACCCAATCTTTGAGCGAAGCTACAGCAACGGCCAATGCCAAGATGCAGTCCATTGAGGATAAGATCCGGGAGCAGGGAGAGATGTTGCGGGTGGAACGCGAGCTACTTCACTTTTCG GAGGAACTAAAACGGCAACGTGAGAATCTTGTGCTCCGAGAAAATATTGCTCGACGAGAGTTGCATCACGGAGCCAAGATGCTGATGTCGAACAACCGGCGCTCGTTGCAGGATCTGCACCACGGCCTAGGAATCGGAAACGGAATGCTAAGTGCCTTCCAACCATCGCAACACCACCAGGTTTCAATGCCACCACCGCATTCGCAGCAGATTTACGCCAATgttccgcagcagcagcaacaattgggTCTGCATGCATATCAGCAGATGGACACGGACTACCGCAAGTCCATGTCAGATCTAAACGAGTTCTCCAACTGTCTGATGTTGCCGCCAACGCCACCAACAAAGCCTTTGAGGGCTATGCAATTGAATGCAACTGGCCATGGCCTAGAGCCAGATTATGCGGTTAGCACGAGGCAGCGGCAAAAACCAGCTCCGTACGGTGGCTCTCTGGTAAAGATCGCTGAAACACCAATGTCGCCACGGCTCCCCGGTCAAGGGTATTCCATCCAAGCGCCGGTAGCGACAGCTTACCATCACCAGTCGGCACAAAACTTGAGCAATATGTCCAGAAACACACTGCTCGCTCTAAGTGCCACCCCCAAACCAAAATACGCGGACGGGTGGGTGCAGGTGCAGCAGCGGAGAAGTTATGACAGCCAACAGACCAGCGATGTGGCATGGTTGTCGTCCCACCAGCAAAAGCGCAAATCCATGCCGGACTACGGCGGAGCCCTCTACAATAACAACCACTGGCTACTCCAGGAGGCAGAGCAACGACGCATTGAGCAACTTAATGGGCGACCTATACCGGCGGGCAAGTCAATGGGCAAACCGTTGCCCGATTCCATTATACAAACTTTGACGGAGCGGGTGCAGAGCAAAGGAATCGGCGATCGAAAGCG CTTCGATAGCAACGGACACTATAGCCAGGTAAATGGCAACAATgtctaccagcagcagcaggagctgaaGAATGTGAAGAATGTCACGAATGGCAGCAGCATCAATGGCAACAGCAGTCAAGGGCAGGAGAAGGTACTAAGCGTCAGTGGCAAAAAGAAGTGCTCCCATTGTGGCGACGAATTAGGTAAACTTTGCTACTACGTTGGTT GCCGCGGCGCTGCCATGATCATCGAGTCGCTTTTGCTGTTCTACCACATCAACTGCTTCAAGTGTTGCGTCTGCCACGTCCAGCTGGGAGATGGCCTCAATGGAACCGATGTCCGTGTGCGAAACCACAAGCTGCATTGCCAAAACTGCTACTCCAGTGACGACGGAATTAAGTTCAGCTGCGTCTAA
- the LOC6535318 gene encoding uncharacterized protein CG43427 isoform X10 — protein MEATDQEVVLEGREELMSTSATSSTNGGDANGFGKKLSVTSPDPTPYVTKQRVTRPTPPAPSKNPMQFVQIKPCNLYQTAQEQLKKAEEVKKLKEVKKEEPEEWQNNLDNWKSSRRKRVEHIIDRAVETKKLELEEHDRLRRKSKTFTEMLEERAGRGGSRGRAKLASLAVYNENETNDLSDLGIGTSSASGKSSLSEDYDNNSVMSDHAAELDIAIGASSSGVAGETVQNVDEQLNHINRNGSNGNHRNRVAVGQPGSSKSAGREYISSSGYDTSASTARASSPDLCEYTYEGAIQDYKQRVHLANSNDNENANGKRIGEPVAYPTRRGSKIEDRLSGFEVTSPSDTQEGVEKQKVDVPKVDISKRKEIFEQAKAEVSNGGAPAASNLLRDGFTNGNAAPTASEVRRLSGDISSIRDRMQSLEQQRKAFSSSKSVDVPVPPLKLRLNSLQKSVVKEEQKKPPLVALIDARQLEIMRGEEERMRQQQQLKNKHTPQSQTTFCASSSAPPALIIEEPPVADTNNDSGIQEDTTDELHQQQQLNAAIVALALEERQLEEAANAVNQIEAEFDELTDLYPSPLPPSPALPSVQQRIQQPTAAQVPAQAVNLAAAPPLRDMEFSLHSLHAYCQQKLLQVYNFRDQRSS, from the exons ATGGAGGCTACTGATCAGGAGGTCGTGCTGGAGGGCAGGGAAGAACTCATGTCTACATCGGCCACATCGTCCACAAATGGTGGGGACGCAAATGGTTTCGGAAAAAAATTG TCCGTAACCTCGCCGGATCCCACACCGTACGTCACCAAGCAGAGAGTGACGCGGCCTACGCCTCCCGCTCCTTCGAAGAATCCGATGCAGTTCGTCCAGATTAAGCCCTGCAATCTTTATCAGACCGcgcaggagcagctgaagaAGGCAGAGGAGGTCAAGAAGCTTAAGGAGGTGAAGAAGGAGGAGCCAGAGGAGTGGCAGAAC AACCTTGACAATTGGAAATCGTCAAGACGAAAACGTGTCGAACACATCATCGATCGAGCGGTGGAAACAAAGAAACTCGAACTGGAGGAGCATGATCGCTTGCGCCGAAAATCGAAAACATTCACCGAAATGTTGGAGGAGAG GGCTGGAAGAGGCGGATCTCGAGGACGTGCAAAGCTGGCTTCTCTGGCCGTATACAACGAGAATGAAACAAACGACCTGAGTGATCTGGGGATCGGGACCAGCAGTGCTAGCGGAAAGAGCAGCCTGTCCGAGGACTATGATAATAACAGTGTTATG AGCGACCATGCGGCGGAGCTGGATATTGCGATTGGAGCATCTAGCTCTGGAGTTGCTGGAGAAACTGTCCAAAACGTGGACGAGCAGCTGAATCACATAAACCGCAACGGCAGCAATGGGAACCACAGGAACAGAGTGGCTGTTGGCCAGCCGGGTTCCTCCAAATCAGCGGGGCGGGAATACATCTCCTCGTCAGGATACGACACGTCCGCCAGTACTGCGCGAGCTAGTTCTCCGGATCTCTGTGAATACACCTACGAGGGAGCCATCCAGGACTACAAGCAAAGAGTTCATCTGGCCAACAGCAATGACAATGAAAATGCCAACGGCAAGAGGATTGGAGAACCCGTTGCTTATCCCACAAGGCGAGGCTCTAAAATTGAGGATCGATTAAGTGGTTTTGAGGTGACATCGCCAAGTGACACGCAGGAGGGTGTAGAGAAGCAAAAGGTGGACGTGCCCAAGGTGGACATATCCAAACGCAAGGAGATCTTCGAGCAGGCCAAGGCGGAAGTCTCTAACGGAGGTGCTCCTGCTGCCTCAAATCTTCTTCGAGATGGTTTTACCAATGGAAATGCAGCTCCCACTGCATCGGAGGTGAGGCGTCTTTCTGGTGACATCTCCAGTATTCGAGATCGCATGCAGAGTTTGGAACAGCAGCGAAAGGCGTTCAGTTCCAGCAAGAGTGTGGATGTGCCGGTGCCGCCTCTTAAGCTGCGTTTGAATAGCCTACAGAAGTCCGTTGTCAAAGAGGAGCAGAAGAAGCCACCGTTGGTTGCCCTAATCGATGCCAGACAACTGGAGATCATGAGGGGAGAAGAGGAGCGTatgcgccagcagcagcaactgaaaAATAAGCATACTCCACAAAGCCAAACCACTTTTTGTGCATCTTCGTCAGCTCCTCCTGCCCTAATTATAGAGGAACCGCCGGTGGCAGACACCAATAATGATAGCGGCATTCAGGAGGACACAACTGATGAActgcaccagcaacagcaactcaACGCAGCCATCGTCGCCTTGGCCCTCGAGGAGCGCCAGTTAGAGGAGGCAGCCAATGCGGTCAACCAAATTGAAGCGGAGTTCGATGAGCTAACTGATCTGTATCCCTCGCCATTGCCACCATCTCCAGCTCTTCCGTCGGTCCAACAAAGAATCCAACAACCGACAGCCGCTCAGGTTCCAGCACAGGCGGTCAATCTAGCGGCTGCTCCTCCATTGCGGGATATGGAATTTAGT TTGCATAGCTTACATGCTTACTGCCAGCAAAAGTTGTTGCAAGTATACAATTTCCGAG ATCAACGAAGCTCTTGA
- the LOC6535318 gene encoding uncharacterized protein LOC6535318 isoform X8 → MLTASKSCCKYTISEINEALELALQAIDREARTKPMDKAQHPQKQEEKEELRDQPEEQVANGEERHDEESIKQGELHNEDGEMPNKTDKQMQGGREPIYENVSSTISMHEVDNEQIATMTINTQIQATLRSHRRSIPNNQIIKNNENNQSPNQTNNSRNQKESSTAATSAATPVPPTTPGEQPEPYYQVPKTTEPYYDAPKHLRPVPVYENVEILYSALEISQGSVGAPVGLMEPPKEKPPPPPTESPIPLDEGHIDDLDGLASSLGHNTDTWSSDNTYETISNGTRRHLEGQPAQPSPPIKRINSTKRIKKELRNKRSSFLGIETDGDIDDMETYLELTVAPPPDMAQLLQEERRLEKQLYIKAGLCDSSDTGESRDSGVSENHSRQSSEHYTNSSEENDTQSEATPPPLPPPPSTAQVGEVIYQNESILAAQTPLLQTVRGNSAESWTESATAAAAATQSLSEATATANAKMQSIEDKIREQGEMLRVERELLHFSQEELKRQRENLVLRENIARRELHHGAKMLMSNNRRSLQDLHHGLGIGNGMLSAFQPSQHHQVSMPPPHSQQIYANVPQQQQQLGLHAYQQMDTDYRKSMSDLNEFSNCLMLPPTPPTKPLRAMQLNATGHGLEPDYAVSTRQRQKPAPYGGSLVKIAETPMSPRLPGQGYSIQAPVATAYHHQSAQNLSNMSRNTLLALSATPKPKYADGWVQVQQRRSYDSQQTSDVAWLSSHQQKRKSMPDYGGALYNNNHWLLQEAEQRRIEQLNGRPIPAGKSMGKPLPDSIIQTLTERVQSKGIGDRKRFDSNGHYSQVNGNNVYQQQQELKNVKNVTNGSSINGNSSQGQEKVLSVSGKKKCSHCGDELGKLCYYVGCRGAAMIIESLLLFYHINCFKCCVCHVQLGDGLNGTDVRVRNHKLHCQNCYSSDDGIKFSCV, encoded by the exons ATGCTTACTGCCAGCAAAAGTTGTTGCAAGTATACAATTTCCGAG ATCAACGAAGCTCTTGAATTGGCACTGCAAGCTATTGATCGCGAAGCGAGAACCAAGCCAATGGACAAGGCACAACATCCACAGAAGCAGGAAGAGAAGGAGGAGTTGAGAGATCAgccggaggagcaggtggCAAATGGCGAAGAGCGGCACGATGAGGAGTCCATTAAACAAGGGGAATTACATAACGAGGATGGGGAAATGCCAAATAAAACGGATAAGCAGATGCAGGGGGGACGAGAGCCCATCTATGAGAATGTCAGCTCGACTATATCTATGCATGAAGTAGATAATGAACAGATAGCAACGATGACGATAAACACACAGATCCAAGCGACGCTAAGAAGTCATAGAAGAAGCATTCCAAACAACCAAATCATcaaaaataacgaaaataatcAAAGCCCTAATCaaaccaacaacagcaggaaTCAAAAAGAGagcagcacagcagcaacatcggcaGCGACCCCTGTGCCACCAACAACTCCTGGGGAACAACCAGAGCCGTACTACCAAGTGCCGAAGACCACGGAGCCCTATTACGATGCCCCTAAGCATTTAAGGCCGGTGCCTGTCTACGAAAATGTCGAGATCTTGTACTCTGCCCTGGAGATTAGTCAGGGATCAGTGGGAGCGCCAGTAGGGCTGATGGAGCCACCCAAGGAgaagccaccgccaccgcccacCGAGAGTCCGATTCCGTTGGACGAGGGCCATATAGACGACCTGGATGGACTGGCCAGCAGTCTTGGCCACAACACAGACACCTGGTCATCGGACAACACCTACGAGACCATATCGAACGGCACTCGCCGGCACCTTGAGGGACAACCTGCCCAGCCCTCTCCGCCTATCAAGCGGATAAACTCGACCAAACGGATCAAGAAGGAGTTGCGCAACAAGCGCTCCAGCTTTCTGGGCATCGAAACCGACGGCGATATCGACGACATGGAAACCTATCTCGAGCTCACGGTGGCCCCGCCGCCGGATATGGCGCAGCTCTTGCAGGAGGAGCGGCGACTGGAGAAGCAGCTGTACATCAAGGCGGGACTCTGCGACAGTTCTGATACAG GCGAAAGTCGCGATTCTGGAGTTTCTGAAAACCATTCGCGTCAGAGCAGTGAACACTACACAAACTCCTCTGAGGAGAACGATACACAGTCAgaggccacgcccccgccctTGCCTCCACCACCGTCGACCGCCCAAGTGGGTGAAGTTATATACCAAAATGAGAGCATCCTTGCTGCCCAGACGCCGCTTCTCCAGACGGTCAGGGGAAACTCGGCCGAGTCCTGGACAGAATCAGCGACGGCCGCAGCTGCGGCCACCCAATCTTTGAGCGAAGCTACAGCAACGGCCAATGCCAAGATGCAGTCCATTGAGGATAAGATCCGGGAGCAGGGAGAGATGTTGCGGGTGGAACGCGAGCTACTTCACTTTTCG CAGGAGGAACTAAAACGGCAACGTGAGAATCTTGTGCTCCGAGAAAATATTGCTCGACGAGAGTTGCATCACGGAGCCAAGATGCTGATGTCGAACAACCGGCGCTCGTTGCAGGATCTGCACCACGGCCTAGGAATCGGAAACGGAATGCTAAGTGCCTTCCAACCATCGCAACACCACCAGGTTTCAATGCCACCACCGCATTCGCAGCAGATTTACGCCAATgttccgcagcagcagcaacaattgggTCTGCATGCATATCAGCAGATGGACACGGACTACCGCAAGTCCATGTCAGATCTAAACGAGTTCTCCAACTGTCTGATGTTGCCGCCAACGCCACCAACAAAGCCTTTGAGGGCTATGCAATTGAATGCAACTGGCCATGGCCTAGAGCCAGATTATGCGGTTAGCACGAGGCAGCGGCAAAAACCAGCTCCGTACGGTGGCTCTCTGGTAAAGATCGCTGAAACACCAATGTCGCCACGGCTCCCCGGTCAAGGGTATTCCATCCAAGCGCCGGTAGCGACAGCTTACCATCACCAGTCGGCACAAAACTTGAGCAATATGTCCAGAAACACACTGCTCGCTCTAAGTGCCACCCCCAAACCAAAATACGCGGACGGGTGGGTGCAGGTGCAGCAGCGGAGAAGTTATGACAGCCAACAGACCAGCGATGTGGCATGGTTGTCGTCCCACCAGCAAAAGCGCAAATCCATGCCGGACTACGGCGGAGCCCTCTACAATAACAACCACTGGCTACTCCAGGAGGCAGAGCAACGACGCATTGAGCAACTTAATGGGCGACCTATACCGGCGGGCAAGTCAATGGGCAAACCGTTGCCCGATTCCATTATACAAACTTTGACGGAGCGGGTGCAGAGCAAAGGAATCGGCGATCGAAAGCG CTTCGATAGCAACGGACACTATAGCCAGGTAAATGGCAACAATgtctaccagcagcagcaggagctgaaGAATGTGAAGAATGTCACGAATGGCAGCAGCATCAATGGCAACAGCAGTCAAGGGCAGGAGAAGGTACTAAGCGTCAGTGGCAAAAAGAAGTGCTCCCATTGTGGCGACGAATTAGGTAAACTTTGCTACTACGTTGGTT GCCGCGGCGCTGCCATGATCATCGAGTCGCTTTTGCTGTTCTACCACATCAACTGCTTCAAGTGTTGCGTCTGCCACGTCCAGCTGGGAGATGGCCTCAATGGAACCGATGTCCGTGTGCGAAACCACAAGCTGCATTGCCAAAACTGCTACTCCAGTGACGACGGAATTAAGTTCAGCTGCGTCTAA